In Nicotiana tabacum cultivar K326 chromosome 19, ASM71507v2, whole genome shotgun sequence, one DNA window encodes the following:
- the LOC107818607 gene encoding histone-lysine N-methyltransferase ATXR7 isoform X8: MSNSNGHETAFLPDFVSEISHEVCSQLHMVIMKAARRTLLDEIVSHAISECISKKKDRKKVTNQSVKMSSPSTRMSAGFSGSKALVAPESSTKAPNLLDQKSPTAEISLQSSGSSKSVGSFENFCDSYTVVCRTLFDSSMQSIWNAVFCDHVSEFASAWRKKKRWSPPCPMVESKILAKSYTNCTTKLSTKVLQVEEESFGCDLYLPPGFEEKIVTVDLPSVFSSKDCTTKLSTEVLQVDQESFGCDIDLPPGFETKNVTVNLPSVSSSKDCTAKLSTESLQVEQESFDFDLDSPPGFETKKVTVELSSVSSSFNDEKGLSKSSHAMDSEANDRMQLILESVLEELHLSAKMSLEEYFTSLLHEEVTGKVSLEDGMIIKVAEDSNICLGVASENDSSDAISVSKNLSCIDIQNTSPLEKSLHQNSIDTYMIPSSYCLSSAFQKSACLDNATIDEMTDELQPPQCEAVPVQTSKVRLARSDDHILRIVWYAILSNCRQKLHEKALGELKFFLLDDVRKFLTTWCSAKRRGKPEDSEVTRSKAYNEKRDNSPVALSKSVDDFPKAPTVAGKYTYYRKKKLVKRMSGSSLQPLPDRDVGFQKRSSSKSRKQDLLGEATESTKGVNAASSVKEIGLKECRGELFTNASSVTPPSSLINCNTISEKVASVSRAERSNASRNKLKATFVVEDSSNNGKVDGDVGFKKRSSNKSRKQDLLGEATERSKGDNAASSVKEIRLKECRRELFTDASLVVPPSLVINCNTISEKVASVSRAGRSNATRKKLKSTFVAEDSGDIGKVDGDVGFKKRSSNKSRKQNLLGEATESTKGDNATSSVKKIGLKDCHRELFTNASLVVPPSVVINCNTISEKVASFSKVGRSNASCKKLKVTFDSEGSSDNGKVAEVVNSELGTLEMEPSACLKKTPQLAKLPKLNKRKLENNMSASRSRKIQRVSSGAGSQAATKEVVVEKKQKGKSRTAKHCPQSDGCARSSINGWEWHKWSLRATPTERVRVRGITIDHIQSVSSDANGSQVLNAKGISARTNRVKLRNLLAAADGADLLKATQLKARKKRLRFQRSKIHDWGLLALEPIEAEDFVIEYVGELIRRRVSDIREHYYEKIGIGSSYLFRLDDDYVVDATKRGGIARFINHSCEPNCYTKVISVEGQKKIFIYAKRHIAAGEEITYNYKFPLEEKKIPCNCGSKRCRGSMN, encoded by the exons ATGTCTAATTCCAATGGGCATGAGACTGCCTTTCTACCAGATTTTGTATCTGAGATTTCTCATGAAGTATGCTCACAGCTTCATATGGTGATCATGAAAGCAGCTCGTAGGACTCTGCTTGATGAGATTGTTAGTCATGCAATTTCAGAGTGCATCTCTAAAAAGAAAGATCGCAAGAAAGTCACTAATCAGTCTGTCAAAATGTCCTCCCCTAGTACCAGAATG TCTGCAGGTTTTAGTGGCAGTAAGGCCTTAGTTGCTCCTGAGAGCAGTACAAAAGCTCCTAATCTTCTTGACCAGAAATCTCCTACTGCTGAAATTTCTTTGCAGTCTTCAGGAAGTTCAAAATCTGTCGGAAGCTTTGAGAACTTTTGTGATTCTTATACAGTTGTTTGCAGAACGTTATTTGACTCTTCCATGCAAAGCATCTGGAATGCAGTCTTCTGTGACCATGTCTCAGAGTTTGCATCTGCGTGGAGGAAGAAAAAGCGATGGTCACCTCCTTGTCCTATGGTTGAATCAAAAATTCTAGCAAAGTCGTACACCAATTGCACCACAAAGCTCTCTACTAAAGTT TTGCAAGTGGAGGAAGAATCTTTTGGCTGTGATCTTTATTTACCTCCAGGGTTTGAGGAGAAGATTGTGACAGTGGATTTGCCTTCAGTGTTTTCATCAAAAGATTGCACCACAAAGCTCTCCACTGAAGTC TTGCAAGTGGATCAAGAATCTTTCGGCTGTGATATTGATCTCCCTCCAGGGTTTGAGACAAAGAATGTGACAGTGAATTTGCCTTCAGTTTCGTCATCAAAAGATTGCACCGCAAAGCTCTCTACTGAAAGC TTGCAAGTGGAGCAAGAATCTTTCGACTTTGATCTTGATTCCCCCCCAgggtttgagacaaagaaagtGACAGTGGAGTTGTCTTCAGTTTCTTCATCTTTTAATGATGAAAAGGGGTTGTCCAAATCCAGTCATGCTATGGACTCTGAAGCTAATGACCGTATGCAACTTATCCTTGAGAGTGTATTGGAAGAACTCCACCTGTCTGCTAAGATGTCATTGGAAGAATACTTTACCAGCCTTTTGCATGAAGAGGTGACGGGAAAAGTTTCCCTTGAAGATGGCATGATAATCAAG GTTGCTGAGGACTCGAATATCTGTCTTGGTGTTGCAAGTGAAAATGATTCTTCTGATGCCATTTCGGTTTCAAAAAACTTATCATGTATAGATATTCAGAACACTTCACCGCTCGAAAAATCATTGCACCAGAACTCTATTGATACATACATGATTCCTTCATCTTATTGTCTTTCAAGTGCATTTCAGAAGTCTGCTTGTTTAGACAATGCCACCATAGATGAAATGACTGACGAGCTGCAACCACCTCAATGTGAAGCTGTTCCTGTGCAAACTTCTAAAGTTCGGCTTGCTAGGTCTGATGATCATATTCTGAGGATAGTATGGTATGCTATCCTGTCAAATTGCCGGCAGAAGTTACACGAGAAAGCACTGGGAGAGTTGAAATTTTTTCTTCTTGACGACGTTAGAAAATTTTTGACGACTTGGTGTTCTGCGAAGAGACGTGGTAAACCAGAGGATTCTGAG GTTACAAGAAGCAAAGCATATAACGAGAAACGTGATAACTCTCCAGTTGCATTGAGCAAAAGCGTGGATGATTTTCCTAAGGCACCTACAGTAGCAGGGAAATACACATACTACCGGAAGAAAAAGTTGGTCAAAAGAATGTCAGGTTCTTCACTGCAGCCTCTCCCTGATAGAGACGTTGGCTTTCAAAAGAGATCTTCTTCCAAGTCAAGGAAACAAGATCTCTTGGGGGAGGCAACAGAGAGCACTAAAGGTGTCAATGCAGCTTCAAGTGTTAAGGAAATTGGGCTGAAAGAATGTCGCGGAGAGTTGTTCACTAATGCTTCTTCAGTTACTCCTCCATCATCGCTTATTAATTGCAACACCATCTCAGAGAAGGTTGCCTCTGTTTCCCGAG CAGAGAGAAGTAATGCAAGCCGCAATAAACTGAAGGCTACTTTTGTCGTTGAGGACTCCAGTAATAATGGAAAGGTTGATGGAGACGTTGGCTTCAAAAAGAGATCTTCTAACAAGTCAAGGAAACAAGATCTCTTGGGGGAGGCAACAGAGAGATCTAAAGGTGACAATGCAGCTTCAAGTGTTAAGGAAATTCGGCTGAAAGAATGTCGCAGAGAGTTGTTCACTGATGCTTCTTTAGTTGTTCCTCCATCACTAGTTATTAATTGTAACACCATCTCAGAGAAGGTTGCATCTGTCTCCCGAG CGGGGAGAAGTAATGCAACCCGCAAGAAACTGAAGTCTACTTTTGTTGCTGAGGATTCCGGTGATATTGGGAAAGTTGATGGAGACGTTGGCTTCAAAAAGAGATCTTCTAACAAGTCAAGGAAACAAAATCTCTTGGGGGAGGCAACTGAGAGCACTAAAGGTGACAATGCAACTTCAAGTGTGAAGAAAATTGGGCTGAAAGATTGTCACAGAGAGTTGTTCACTAATGCTTCTTTAGTTGTTCCTCCATCAGTGGTTATTAATTGTAACACTATCTCAGAGAAAGTTGCATCTTTCTCCAAAG TGGGGAGAAGTAATGCAAGCTGCAAAAAACTCAAGGTTACTTTTGACTCTGAGGGCTCCAGTGACAATGGAAAGGTAGCTGAGGTTGTGAACAGCGAATTGGGCACACTTGAAATGGAACCTTCTGCTTGTTTGAAAAAGACTCCTCAAT TGGCCAAATTACCGAAGTTGAATAAGAGAAAACTCGAGAATAATATGTCAGCATCTCGTTCAAGAAAAATTCAGAGAGTATCAAGTGGTGCTGGCAGCCAAGCAGCAACGAAGGAGGTTGTTGTAGAGAAGAAACAGAAGGGTAAATCCCGGACAGCAAAGCATTGTCCACAATCAGATGGCTGTGCTCGATCTTCCATCAATGGTTGGGAATGGCATAAATGGTCGTTGAGGGCAACTCCTACTGAAAGGGTTCGTGTTAGGGGAATTACTATTGATCATATTCAATCTGTCAGTTCAGATGCTAATGGTTCTCAAGTGTTGAATGCTAAGGGAATTTCTGCAAGAACAAACAGGGTTAAGTTGCGCAACCTCCTTGCTGCTGCCGATGGTGCAGATCTCTTGAAAGCTACTCAGTTGAAG GCGAGGAAGAAGCGCCTACGCTTCCAACGAAGTAAGATACATGACTGGGGTCTTCTTGCCCTTGAGCCGATTGAGGCTGAAGACTTTGTCATTGAATATGTTGGGGAGCTTATACGTCGGCGT GTATCCGACATACGAGAGCACTATTATGAGAAGATTGGAATTGGGAGCAGTTACCTTTTCAGACTGGACGATGATTATGTG GTTGATGCAACAAAACGTGGTGGTATAGCCAGATTCATAAACCATTCTTGTGAG CCGAATTGCTATACAAAAGTTATAAGTGTTGAGGGTCAGAAAAAGATCTTCATATATGCTAAGCGGCATATTGCAGCTGGTGAAGAGATTACTTACAATTACAAATTTCCTTTGGAGGAAAAGAAGATCCCCTGCAACTGTGGTTCCAAGAG GTGTCGTGGCTCAATGAATTGA